The following are from one region of the Aquirufa lenticrescens genome:
- the mraY gene encoding phospho-N-acetylmuramoyl-pentapeptide-transferase, whose protein sequence is MLYYLFEYLDKTLNIPGAGVFQYITFRAFAAIITSLGIAAIWGKSVIYRLQRLQIGEEIRDLGLEGQMAKKGTPTMGGFIILLSLLIPTLLFSKVTNVYIVLLVTSAIWLGAVGFADDYIKVFKKNKEGLSGKFKVVGQIGLGIIVGLTMYFNQHIKVREFAADGTFVDHKSLLTTVPFMKDNQFDYNMLLPSFIPDEYVWVVYVLVVIFIITAVSNGANITDGIDGLAAGTSVIIGIALAILAYVSGNKVISQYLNVMFIPNSGELAVFCAAFVGACIGFLWYNAYPAQVFMGDTGSLMLGGVIATLAIVIRKEMLIPVLCGIFLIENLSVIIQVAYFKYTKRKYGEGRRVFLMSPLHHHFQKKNYHESKIVIRFLIVGIILAVLSLVTLKLR, encoded by the coding sequence ATGCTTTATTACCTCTTCGAATACTTAGACAAGACCTTGAATATTCCGGGAGCCGGCGTGTTTCAATACATTACGTTCCGTGCATTTGCGGCAATCATTACGTCTTTAGGTATTGCAGCGATTTGGGGTAAGTCGGTGATCTACCGTTTGCAAAGACTGCAAATTGGAGAGGAAATTCGAGATTTAGGTTTAGAAGGCCAAATGGCGAAAAAAGGCACTCCTACCATGGGAGGCTTTATTATTTTGTTGTCATTATTGATCCCTACCCTACTTTTTTCGAAGGTGACGAACGTGTACATTGTTCTATTAGTCACTTCGGCTATTTGGTTAGGCGCGGTGGGTTTTGCAGATGATTACATCAAAGTATTCAAGAAAAACAAAGAAGGTTTATCGGGTAAATTTAAGGTGGTTGGCCAAATCGGCCTTGGAATCATCGTGGGTCTGACGATGTATTTTAACCAGCATATAAAAGTGCGTGAATTTGCGGCGGACGGAACCTTTGTGGATCATAAATCGCTTTTGACGACGGTTCCTTTCATGAAGGATAACCAGTTCGATTACAATATGCTATTGCCTAGCTTCATTCCAGACGAATATGTATGGGTCGTATACGTGTTAGTCGTGATTTTCATTATTACGGCGGTGTCTAACGGAGCCAATATCACAGATGGAATTGATGGCTTAGCGGCAGGAACGTCGGTGATTATCGGTATTGCTTTGGCCATCTTAGCTTATGTATCTGGTAACAAGGTGATTTCCCAATATTTGAATGTAATGTTTATTCCAAATTCTGGAGAGCTCGCCGTCTTTTGTGCGGCCTTCGTAGGAGCTTGTATTGGTTTCCTTTGGTATAACGCGTATCCGGCTCAGGTATTTATGGGCGATACAGGTAGTTTAATGCTAGGTGGAGTTATCGCTACTTTAGCAATTGTGATCCGCAAGGAGATGCTGATTCCCGTTTTATGTGGCATTTTCTTAATCGAGAATTTATCCGTCATCATTCAGGTGGCCTATTTTAAATATACGAAACGCAAGTATGGGGAGGGGCGCCGCGTCTTTTTGATGTCGCCTTTGCATCACCATTTTCAAAAGAAAAATTACCATGAATCGAAGATTGTTATTCGTTTCTTAATCGTGGGAATCATCTTAGCCGTTTTATCATTAGTCACTTTAAAATTGCGTTAA
- a CDS encoding 3-phosphoshikimate 1-carboxyvinyltransferase, whose amino-acid sequence MSQITLFPRSSSFSEIIPLPASKSESNRALVINALANGTIDNLSNLAEARDTQTMIRLLSENGPEADVLDAGTTMRFLTAYYAVTGATKKMTGTPRMCERPIGILVDALRTLGADITYLNQEGYPPMQLNGFSFQGNKEISIRGDVSSQFISAILMVAPLLPEGLKLQITGALGSKPYIEMTLAQMKHFGIQANTDWSKGSIEIPAQKYTLQPFAVESDWSGASYWYSMVALSPFEDSSLELLGLKEDSLQGDSAIKAIMEPLGVKSTYTGRGYLLTKIPAQTSLAWDFTDCPDLAQTICVVAAVQHIPLTLTGLESLKVKETDRVLALQNELKKLGASLVEKEANHLYEVTGNFSAVAAIEPIETYDDHRMAMAFAPVAMQKEITLLDPSVVNKSYPSFWKHVSTLLTSSL is encoded by the coding sequence TTGAGTCAAATTACTTTATTTCCACGTTCGTCGTCTTTTTCAGAAATTATCCCTTTGCCTGCTTCTAAATCAGAGAGCAATCGGGCTTTAGTGATCAATGCTTTAGCCAATGGAACGATTGATAATCTTTCCAATCTAGCGGAGGCGCGTGATACGCAAACCATGATTCGCTTGTTATCGGAGAATGGTCCGGAGGCTGATGTGTTAGACGCGGGAACAACGATGCGTTTTTTGACTGCTTATTATGCGGTAACAGGTGCGACAAAAAAAATGACGGGAACACCTCGCATGTGCGAGCGGCCGATTGGAATTTTAGTAGATGCATTACGCACCTTGGGGGCAGATATCACCTATTTGAACCAAGAGGGTTATCCTCCAATGCAATTAAATGGTTTTTCATTCCAAGGGAATAAAGAAATTTCCATCCGTGGCGATGTAAGTTCGCAGTTTATTTCTGCGATTTTGATGGTCGCTCCTCTATTACCAGAAGGATTAAAATTGCAAATCACGGGTGCGTTAGGGTCTAAGCCATATATCGAGATGACCTTGGCGCAGATGAAGCATTTTGGGATTCAGGCGAATACGGATTGGTCCAAAGGAAGCATTGAGATCCCTGCCCAAAAATACACATTACAGCCTTTCGCTGTAGAGTCCGATTGGTCCGGAGCCAGCTATTGGTATTCCATGGTGGCTTTGTCCCCATTTGAAGATAGTTCATTGGAGCTGTTAGGCCTAAAAGAAGATTCTTTGCAAGGCGATTCGGCAATTAAGGCTATTATGGAGCCGTTAGGGGTGAAAAGTACCTATACGGGTCGTGGTTATTTATTGACCAAAATCCCAGCGCAAACTTCCCTCGCCTGGGACTTCACTGATTGCCCAGATTTGGCACAAACCATTTGTGTTGTAGCTGCTGTTCAGCACATTCCATTGACTCTTACGGGGTTGGAATCCTTAAAAGTGAAGGAAACAGATCGAGTGTTAGCTCTGCAGAATGAATTAAAGAAATTAGGGGCGAGTTTAGTGGAGAAAGAAGCGAATCACCTGTACGAAGTGACGGGGAATTTTTCGGCTGTTGCTGCTATCGAGCCTATCGAAACCTATGACGATCACCGGATGGCGATGGCCTTTGCGCCAGTGGCCATGCAAAAAGAAATTACCTTATTAGATCCTTCGGTCGTGAATAAAAGCTACCCTAGTTTCTGGAAACACGTTTCAACCTTATTAACCTCTTCACTATGA
- a CDS encoding metal-dependent hydrolase family protein translates to MKKVLTLGLSLLAFAGFAQKTILHCGSLIDVKTQTVLKNRSIVVEGKKIVAVSEGFLSPAKGDVVINLKDRTVMPGLIDSHVHLESETNPGAYLDRFVKNPGDVAYQALGYAKKNLMAGFTTVRDLGGTHVVISLRNAINKGVVEGPRIFTAGVTIGTTGGHADDTNGINEAFKKDLGPEDGVVNGVADAAKAVRQRYKEGSDLIKITATGGVLSYAKDGSGAQFTDEEVRAIVQTAKDYGFKVAAHAHGKEGMKRAVLGGVSSIEHGTYMDEEVMELMKKMGTYYVPTVIAGRSVADSSKIPNYYPEMVAKKAAAIGPIIQGTFGKAYKAGVKIAFGTDAGVFGHGKNGNEFILMNEAGMPVLEAIKSATVNAADLLGQSDLIGSIEVGKAADIIAVPGDPVADVKLMTKVNFVMKDGKVYKN, encoded by the coding sequence ATGAAAAAAGTATTAACGCTCGGCTTAAGCCTATTGGCTTTCGCTGGTTTTGCCCAAAAAACCATTTTACATTGTGGCTCACTCATCGACGTGAAAACGCAAACGGTCTTAAAAAACCGTTCGATTGTGGTGGAAGGAAAGAAAATTGTGGCTGTTTCGGAAGGATTTTTGAGCCCGGCGAAAGGCGATGTGGTCATTAATTTAAAAGATAGAACGGTGATGCCGGGATTGATCGATTCACACGTACACTTGGAGTCGGAAACGAATCCAGGGGCGTATTTAGATCGCTTTGTGAAAAACCCAGGGGATGTAGCTTACCAAGCTTTAGGCTATGCGAAGAAGAATTTAATGGCTGGATTTACGACGGTCCGTGATTTAGGCGGCACCCATGTGGTGATCAGTCTGCGCAATGCGATCAATAAAGGTGTGGTGGAAGGTCCACGCATTTTTACGGCAGGTGTTACGATAGGGACAACCGGTGGACATGCGGATGATACGAACGGGATTAATGAAGCCTTTAAAAAGGATTTAGGTCCTGAAGATGGGGTCGTAAATGGCGTTGCGGATGCGGCGAAAGCAGTGCGTCAACGTTATAAAGAAGGTTCAGATTTGATTAAAATTACGGCTACGGGCGGTGTTTTAAGTTATGCCAAAGATGGTTCAGGTGCTCAATTCACCGATGAAGAAGTGCGTGCCATCGTTCAAACAGCGAAAGACTATGGTTTTAAAGTGGCTGCTCATGCACACGGTAAAGAAGGAATGAAGCGTGCCGTTTTGGGTGGCGTTTCTTCGATCGAACACGGAACCTATATGGATGAAGAGGTGATGGAATTGATGAAAAAGATGGGAACCTATTACGTACCTACTGTTATTGCGGGTCGTTCTGTAGCGGATTCCTCTAAAATCCCGAACTATTACCCAGAAATGGTAGCTAAGAAAGCAGCTGCGATTGGGCCAATCATTCAAGGAACTTTTGGCAAAGCGTATAAGGCAGGGGTGAAGATTGCCTTTGGTACGGATGCTGGAGTTTTTGGTCACGGAAAAAATGGCAACGAATTCATCTTAATGAATGAAGCTGGAATGCCTGTTTTAGAAGCCATTAAATCAGCGACAGTTAATGCAGCAGATTTACTAGGCCAAAGCGACTTGATCGGATCTATTGAAGTAGGAAAGGCAGCAGATATTATTGCCGTTCCTGGAGATCCAGTTGCTGACGTTAAATTGATGACGAAGGTGAACTTTGTGATGAAAGACGGAAAGGTCTACAAAAACTAG
- a CDS encoding DUF6580 family putative transport protein: protein MTKRNTTIIAFILLAIASRLLILAGPGWANFSPIASMALFVGAYLQNRKQAVAWTLLAVWGSNLILNNTLYDAFFPGFSFGFDGYHMLTFALIALLGQNATASASRFVGTNVVAVIGFFLISNFNSFVSPDHTYTRDFAGLVNCYAAGIPFLKNTIASQFLFSGLFFGAFEALKKQVPALR from the coding sequence ATGACAAAAAGAAATACCACGATTATCGCTTTTATCTTACTTGCCATCGCAAGTCGTTTGTTGATTTTAGCCGGACCAGGTTGGGCTAACTTCTCTCCAATAGCTTCTATGGCACTTTTTGTAGGCGCCTATTTGCAAAATCGCAAACAAGCAGTGGCTTGGACTTTATTAGCGGTTTGGGGATCGAATTTGATCTTAAACAACACTTTATATGACGCCTTTTTCCCAGGTTTCTCTTTTGGATTTGATGGCTATCATATGCTTACCTTCGCTTTAATCGCTTTATTAGGCCAAAACGCAACCGCAAGCGCCTCTCGTTTTGTAGGTACGAATGTGGTAGCTGTAATTGGATTCTTCCTTATTTCAAATTTCAATTCATTTGTTTCACCAGACCATACGTATACAAGAGATTTCGCAGGATTAGTAAACTGCTACGCGGCAGGTATTCCTTTCTTAAAGAATACGATTGCAAGTCAATTCCTATTCTCAGGATTGTTCTTCGGAGCATTTGAAGCATTGAAAAAACAAGTTCCAGCTTTACGCTAG
- a CDS encoding 5-(carboxyamino)imidazole ribonucleotide synthase — protein sequence MSKSLPKIGLLGGGQLGRMLLQAAIDLDLQIACLDPDPEASCHTLTTQFTQGSFQDYDTVYNFGKQFDLISIEIEHVNIEALEQLEAEGIKVYPQPHLLRMIQDKRIQKTFFQTHGFPTADFRLIESSAEIVANEDFLPAFNKLGKGGYDGKGVQYIGTAADASKGFDAPGLLEKAIDFDKELAVIVARNPQGEIKAFPAVEMVFHPVQNLVEFLVSPAAISTEIEKVAKEIAVSLIDKMGLVGVLAVEMFLTKDGKILINEVAPRPHNSGHQTIRANDTSQYEQHLRAIAGLPLGDTKAHSFSGMLNLLGADGFTGPAKYEGLDTILGISGVHPFLYGKKITKPFRKMGHITLLGETREEIEQKAEQVKQSIRVIA from the coding sequence ATGTCTAAATCACTTCCCAAAATCGGATTATTAGGTGGCGGCCAGCTAGGGCGAATGCTGTTACAAGCAGCGATTGACTTAGACTTGCAGATTGCTTGCCTTGATCCTGATCCAGAAGCCTCTTGTCACACCTTGACGACCCAGTTTACGCAAGGGTCATTCCAGGATTATGATACGGTGTACAACTTTGGGAAACAATTCGATTTAATCAGCATCGAAATTGAGCACGTGAACATCGAAGCGCTGGAGCAATTAGAAGCAGAGGGAATTAAAGTCTATCCGCAACCTCATCTGCTTCGCATGATTCAGGATAAGCGCATTCAAAAGACCTTTTTCCAAACTCACGGCTTCCCAACCGCTGATTTCAGATTAATCGAATCCTCCGCAGAAATTGTAGCAAATGAAGATTTCTTGCCAGCTTTTAACAAGTTAGGTAAAGGTGGCTACGATGGGAAAGGCGTACAATATATAGGTACAGCGGCAGATGCCTCTAAAGGTTTTGACGCACCGGGTTTATTAGAAAAGGCGATTGATTTCGATAAGGAATTAGCTGTCATTGTGGCGCGTAATCCGCAAGGAGAAATAAAAGCGTTTCCAGCGGTGGAGATGGTCTTTCATCCGGTTCAAAACCTAGTCGAATTCCTCGTTTCTCCGGCTGCTATTTCTACTGAAATTGAGAAGGTAGCAAAAGAAATAGCCGTAAGTTTAATTGATAAAATGGGATTAGTGGGTGTTTTAGCGGTAGAGATGTTTTTGACCAAAGACGGTAAAATCCTCATCAACGAAGTCGCCCCTAGACCACACAATTCTGGTCACCAAACCATCCGCGCAAACGATACGTCGCAATACGAACAGCATTTAAGAGCAATTGCAGGCTTGCCTCTAGGAGATACGAAAGCGCATTCCTTCTCGGGAATGTTGAACTTATTAGGAGCAGATGGCTTTACAGGGCCAGCGAAATACGAAGGTTTGGATACCATATTAGGGATATCCGGCGTTCATCCTTTTTTATACGGAAAGAAAATCACGAAGCCTTTTCGCAAGATGGGGCACATCACTTTGCTGGGAGAAACCCGCGAAGAGATTGAACAAAAAGCAGAACAAGTAAAACAAAGCATACGCGTTATCGCATAA
- the purE gene encoding 5-(carboxyamino)imidazole ribonucleotide mutase, with product MVGIIMGSSSDLGVMQEAIQVCKDFGVAYEVDIVSAHRTPVKMMNYAQQAKSRGIQVIIAGAGGAAHLPGMVASATILPVIGVPVKSSNSMDGWDSVLSILQMPNGVPVATVALNAAKNAGLLAIQMLAISDAALATKYTAYKAELEDKVAEMSQETKAKFSK from the coding sequence ATGGTAGGAATTATAATGGGCAGTAGCTCGGATCTTGGAGTAATGCAAGAGGCCATTCAGGTTTGCAAGGATTTTGGAGTGGCTTACGAAGTGGATATCGTATCGGCACACCGTACCCCAGTCAAAATGATGAATTATGCACAGCAAGCAAAGTCTCGCGGCATTCAGGTTATCATCGCAGGGGCAGGTGGAGCAGCGCATTTGCCAGGAATGGTGGCTTCGGCGACTATTTTACCGGTGATTGGCGTTCCCGTAAAGTCATCGAATTCAATGGATGGTTGGGATTCAGTCTTGTCTATTTTACAGATGCCTAATGGGGTTCCCGTTGCGACGGTTGCCCTAAATGCAGCTAAAAATGCAGGTTTGTTAGCGATTCAGATGCTTGCGATTTCAGATGCCGCTTTGGCCACTAAATACACAGCCTACAAAGCGGAATTAGAAGATAAAGTGGCAGAAATGAGCCAAGAAACAAAAGCTAAATTTTCGAAATAA
- a CDS encoding LysM peptidoglycan-binding domain-containing protein yields the protein MSENEESSKLPVITLGILLLTLVGLIAVGFEHFVSPDKDELIKAEKFVEPEEEVLPEASQVVIDSTQDPADSLIVPKDSIISKSDEEQLAEQKKEAEAEVVPEVATPAGKSHAITVEKGETFSAVARKFGLKVDQLKALNPGVNPDGIKSGSTKLNVKIQAIHTVGPGDIMRKVAEKYGVSKQAIMDANHKKDDITLRGEVLIIPLKK from the coding sequence ATGAGTGAGAACGAAGAAAGCAGCAAATTGCCCGTCATCACCTTGGGCATTCTTTTATTGACTTTAGTTGGCTTAATCGCTGTAGGATTTGAGCACTTTGTCAGTCCTGATAAGGATGAATTAATCAAAGCTGAAAAATTTGTGGAGCCAGAGGAAGAGGTATTGCCAGAGGCGTCTCAAGTAGTGATTGATTCTACGCAAGATCCAGCAGATTCATTGATCGTTCCCAAGGATTCTATAATCAGTAAGTCTGATGAAGAACAATTAGCGGAACAAAAGAAAGAGGCAGAGGCGGAAGTAGTTCCTGAAGTAGCTACACCTGCCGGAAAATCACATGCCATTACGGTCGAAAAAGGGGAGACCTTTTCGGCTGTCGCTCGTAAGTTTGGCTTAAAAGTAGATCAATTAAAAGCTTTAAATCCAGGGGTAAATCCGGATGGTATTAAAAGCGGTTCGACAAAATTGAACGTAAAGATTCAAGCGATTCATACGGTGGGACCTGGCGATATTATGCGCAAAGTAGCGGAAAAATATGGCGTCAGTAAACAGGCGATCATGGATGCGAATCACAAGAAAGATGATATTACGCTTCGAGGCGAAGTACTTATCATTCCCTTGAAAAAATGA
- a CDS encoding M15 family metallopeptidase, with protein sequence MILIGLIPLLWLFFSFGDEDAKPRICEPTKLESLDWEEFKWLYKQQDSTFSGDSVAHYIFIRINPDGSRETREVTTLHQPWTELLASEIDSFEIKRDSLIKRIHPPYRLKYTSTTRNKKQQLALQKKGFSKAFISFHNFGLAADGAIYRKGRYLKRGMIYDQYGYKAKEIGMYWGGDFVGFPDPGHIQAFLNSASLIQKYPEVALEYEPFKNAYERNYFKKVDLGREELVEDSRDLLTELNKLRENKPCACSQAIPFPASASDLQLKPYTITVLANLREDYIFIQKGSYGYFYSTGRWKLD encoded by the coding sequence ATGATTTTAATTGGTTTAATCCCACTTTTGTGGCTCTTTTTTAGTTTTGGTGATGAAGATGCGAAGCCTCGTATTTGTGAGCCTACTAAACTTGAATCGCTCGATTGGGAAGAGTTTAAGTGGTTATATAAACAGCAGGATTCTACTTTTTCTGGTGATTCTGTTGCTCATTATATCTTCATACGCATTAATCCAGATGGTTCTCGCGAAACGCGTGAAGTTACAACATTGCATCAACCCTGGACAGAATTATTGGCTTCAGAAATTGATTCCTTTGAAATAAAGAGGGATAGTTTAATCAAGCGCATTCACCCACCTTACCGTCTAAAATATACCTCGACTACTCGAAACAAGAAGCAGCAATTAGCCTTGCAGAAGAAGGGCTTTTCCAAAGCCTTTATCTCTTTTCATAACTTCGGTTTAGCCGCGGATGGTGCGATCTACCGCAAAGGTAGATACCTAAAAAGGGGGATGATCTATGATCAGTACGGGTACAAAGCGAAAGAAATTGGCATGTATTGGGGTGGTGATTTTGTCGGTTTCCCTGATCCGGGCCATATTCAGGCATTTTTGAATTCGGCGAGTTTGATTCAGAAATATCCTGAGGTTGCTTTGGAATACGAACCTTTTAAAAATGCCTACGAACGTAATTATTTCAAAAAGGTGGATTTAGGCCGAGAAGAGTTAGTGGAGGATTCCCGTGATTTATTAACGGAATTAAATAAGTTGCGTGAAAATAAACCTTGTGCTTGCTCTCAAGCGATTCCTTTTCCTGCGTCTGCTTCGGATCTCCAGTTGAAACCGTATACCATTACCGTATTAGCCAACCTACGAGAAGATTATATTTTCATACAAAAAGGCTCCTATGGCTATTTTTATTCAACGGGTCGTTGGAAACTTGACTAG
- the fmt gene encoding methionyl-tRNA formyltransferase: MRIIFFGTPEFAVASLQALVEAKMDVVAVVTAPDKPAGRGQQIQSSPVKVYAESVNLPVLQPAKLKEPAFLEELASYKADLQIIVAFRMLPEAVWNMPPMGTFNLHASLLPQYRGAAPIHWAVINGETETGITTFFLQHEIDTGDLLFQETEAISETDTTGELYERLMNKGGALVVKTAKAIESGDIHPTPQQEIAALKSAPKLQRSTGEVHWTRTGSDIVNLVRGMHPFPGAHTEFQGKNCKLIGVEFHPEIIPDLGEGVWDTDQKTFLRVGCKDGYINILEWQMEGKKRLKIEDFLRGYNFNF; encoded by the coding sequence ATGCGGATTATATTTTTTGGAACCCCGGAGTTTGCAGTGGCGAGTTTACAAGCCTTAGTCGAAGCTAAAATGGACGTGGTCGCCGTGGTGACTGCACCTGACAAGCCCGCTGGCCGTGGACAACAGATTCAGTCCTCACCTGTTAAAGTGTACGCAGAATCTGTTAATCTTCCTGTTCTGCAACCTGCTAAACTGAAAGAACCTGCGTTCCTAGAAGAATTAGCCTCATATAAAGCAGATCTACAGATTATTGTAGCCTTCCGAATGCTACCAGAAGCGGTTTGGAATATGCCGCCCATGGGCACGTTTAATTTACACGCCTCCTTACTTCCACAGTACCGCGGAGCAGCGCCCATTCACTGGGCAGTGATTAACGGGGAAACTGAAACGGGCATTACAACCTTCTTTTTACAACACGAAATCGACACGGGGGACTTATTGTTCCAAGAAACAGAAGCGATTTCCGAAACTGATACGACAGGCGAACTTTACGAACGCTTAATGAATAAGGGTGGTGCATTAGTGGTCAAAACAGCTAAGGCAATCGAATCCGGAGATATTCACCCCACTCCACAACAAGAAATCGCAGCGCTAAAATCAGCCCCTAAATTACAACGCAGTACCGGTGAGGTACATTGGACGCGTACTGGAAGCGATATCGTGAATTTAGTGCGTGGAATGCATCCTTTCCCAGGAGCTCACACGGAATTTCAAGGTAAAAATTGCAAGTTAATTGGGGTAGAATTTCACCCAGAAATCATACCTGATTTAGGAGAGGGTGTTTGGGATACGGATCAAAAAACGTTTTTACGCGTAGGCTGCAAAGATGGCTACATCAATATTCTGGAATGGCAAATGGAGGGTAAAAAGCGATTGAAAATCGAGGACTTTTTACGCGGATATAATTTCAATTTCTAG
- the greA gene encoding transcription elongation factor GreA codes for MAKFQYYTAEALDKLKAELHYLKITGRSDMAKQIAEARDKGDLSENAEYDAAKDAQGLLELKISKMEEIISVARVLDESTIDLSVVSIYSIVQIKNTKNGATFTYTIVSEEEADLKAGKISVSSPFGKGLLGKKVGDLAEITAPAGKLEFEIMSLTR; via the coding sequence ATGGCAAAGTTTCAATATTACACGGCAGAGGCGCTAGATAAATTAAAAGCGGAATTACATTATTTGAAGATTACAGGTCGTTCAGATATGGCCAAACAAATCGCAGAAGCGCGCGATAAAGGCGATTTAAGTGAGAACGCAGAGTACGATGCGGCGAAAGATGCACAAGGTTTATTGGAATTGAAGATCTCTAAAATGGAGGAAATTATTTCAGTAGCACGTGTTTTGGATGAATCTACAATCGACTTATCGGTCGTATCTATCTATTCAATCGTTCAAATTAAGAACACAAAAAACGGCGCCACTTTCACTTATACCATCGTTTCAGAAGAAGAGGCAGACTTGAAAGCGGGAAAAATCTCAGTTTCGTCTCCGTTTGGAAAAGGTTTATTAGGTAAGAAAGTAGGTGACTTAGCAGAAATCACAGCTCCAGCTGGAAAGCTAGAATTTGAGATTATGTCCTTAACCCGCTAG
- a CDS encoding YggS family pyridoxal phosphate-dependent enzyme: MAIAEQISLINKQLNDSAARLIVVTKTRSIEELKETYAAGAIEFGENRVQEMVEKQAVLPGDILWHQIGHLQTNKVKYIAPFVHLIHSVDSLNILKEINKQGAKNNRIINCLLQIFIATEESKFGLDFKEAEALLADASFAEMKHIRIVGLMGMASFTADEKQIRREFKSLADFFQQLKNNKTAVSTGLVEWTELSMGMSGDYLIAAELGATLVRVGSAIYGPRH; encoded by the coding sequence ATGGCCATCGCAGAACAAATTTCCTTGATTAACAAGCAATTAAACGACAGCGCCGCTCGACTTATTGTGGTAACTAAGACTAGAAGCATCGAGGAATTGAAAGAAACCTATGCGGCAGGGGCAATTGAATTTGGGGAAAACCGGGTGCAAGAGATGGTCGAAAAGCAGGCGGTGTTGCCTGGGGACATTCTTTGGCATCAAATAGGACACTTACAGACGAACAAAGTAAAGTATATCGCACCGTTCGTACACCTGATTCACTCCGTAGATTCGCTGAATATATTGAAGGAAATCAATAAGCAAGGGGCGAAAAATAACCGCATCATCAACTGCCTCTTGCAAATTTTCATTGCGACCGAGGAGAGTAAGTTTGGATTAGATTTCAAGGAAGCCGAAGCCTTGTTAGCAGATGCCTCTTTTGCAGAGATGAAACACATCCGCATAGTGGGTTTAATGGGGATGGCGAGTTTCACGGCAGATGAGAAGCAGATTCGACGCGAATTCAAGAGCCTGGCGGATTTTTTCCAACAGCTTAAAAACAACAAAACCGCTGTTTCGACCGGTCTTGTAGAATGGACTGAATTGTCCATGGGTATGTCTGGTGATTATTTGATCGCCGCTGAACTAGGGGCTACCTTAGTTCGAGTGGGTTCTGCGATCTATGGTCCTCGTCACTAG
- the rpsF gene encoding 30S ribosomal protein S6 yields the protein MELKNYETVFILTPVLSEQQTKDTVEKFKNLLVENGAQIVHEDAWGLRKLAYPIQNKHTGYYQIFEFAAAPTLVAKLELEYKRDERVIRFLTLAVDKHALAYNEKKRKGLVGRKPEKTEA from the coding sequence ATGGAATTAAAAAACTATGAGACGGTGTTCATTTTAACTCCCGTTTTGTCTGAACAACAGACAAAGGACACTGTTGAGAAATTCAAGAATCTGTTGGTAGAAAACGGTGCGCAAATCGTTCATGAAGACGCTTGGGGCTTACGTAAGTTAGCTTACCCGATTCAGAACAAGCACACTGGATACTATCAAATTTTCGAATTTGCAGCAGCTCCTACTTTAGTCGCTAAATTAGAATTAGAATACAAGCGTGATGAGCGCGTTATTCGTTTCTTAACCCTAGCGGTAGATAAGCACGCATTAGCTTATAACGAAAAAAAGAGAAAAGGATTAGTAGGTAGAAAACCAGAAAAAACAGAAGCATAA
- the rpsR gene encoding 30S ribosomal protein S18: MTLVNEPVDKNGNRKKYCRFKKSGIQYIDFKNPDYLLKLVNEQGKILPRRITGTSLKFQRRVAQAIKRARHLALMPYVADGLK; encoded by the coding sequence ATGACACTAGTTAACGAACCTGTAGATAAGAACGGAAACCGCAAGAAGTATTGCCGTTTCAAGAAATCTGGTATTCAATACATCGATTTCAAAAACCCTGATTATTTATTGAAGTTAGTGAATGAGCAAGGTAAAATTTTACCTCGTCGTATCACAGGAACTTCTTTGAAATTCCAACGCCGTGTGGCACAAGCTATCAAGCGTGCTCGTCACTTGGCTTTGATGCCTTACGTGGCTGACGGTTTAAAATAG